Proteins encoded in a region of the Vicinamibacterales bacterium genome:
- a CDS encoding HAD hydrolase-like protein encodes MRRVDLVVLDLVGTTVQADDAVPQAFAAALAAEGVAIAPDALTALRGATKRQAVEALLPPGPDLAARVERAYGLFQARLFDAYTPGRVAPIAGALDAIERLRSAGVLVALNTGFDRALASHLLEALGWTAVADVLVAGDEVAQGRPAPFLIYGAMERTGVIDVGRVANVGDTVMDLEAGHHARAGWNIGVWSGAHDRARLAAAPHTHLCASIADVPAVLGLA; translated from the coding sequence ATGAGACGCGTGGACCTCGTCGTTCTCGATCTCGTCGGCACGACGGTGCAGGCCGACGACGCCGTGCCCCAGGCCTTCGCCGCGGCGCTCGCCGCCGAGGGTGTCGCGATCGCGCCGGACGCCCTCACGGCGCTGCGTGGGGCGACGAAGCGCCAGGCCGTCGAGGCGCTCCTTCCGCCCGGGCCGGATCTCGCCGCGCGGGTGGAGCGCGCCTACGGCCTGTTCCAGGCGCGGCTCTTCGACGCGTACACTCCGGGGCGGGTCGCGCCGATCGCGGGCGCCCTCGACGCCATCGAGCGCCTCAGGAGCGCGGGCGTGCTCGTCGCCTTGAACACGGGCTTCGACCGTGCGCTGGCGTCACACCTGCTCGAGGCGCTCGGGTGGACGGCCGTGGCCGACGTTCTGGTGGCGGGGGACGAGGTGGCCCAGGGGCGGCCCGCCCCGTTTCTCATCTACGGGGCGATGGAGCGCACGGGCGTCATCGATGTGGGCCGCGTCGCGAATGTCGGCGACACGGTGATGGACCTCGAGGCCGGACACCACGCCCGGGCCGGGTGGAACATCGGCGTCTGGTCCGGCGCGCACGATCGCGCGCGACTGGCCGCCGCGCCGCACACGCACCTGTGCGCATCCATCGCGGACGTCCCGGCCGTGCTCGGCCTGGCCTGA